In Pseudomonas sp. MM213, a genomic segment contains:
- a CDS encoding iron ABC transporter substrate-binding protein encodes MTFRNTLRRGLTITLLGLALATPLTQAADTVSLTLYNGQHKEVGDAVAKAFEAKTGIHVNVRKGSSNQLASQIVEEGDRSPADVIYTEESPPLNKLGEQGLLAQTDAATLAVLPKDYVAGNGTWIGITARVRVVAFNPKLIDEKDLPKSVMEFSDPKWQGKVGFVPTSGAFQEQAVAIIKVHGMDAAEEWLTGLRAFGKTYSNNMVALKAVENGEVATVLVNNYYWFALQREKGQLDSKLHYFTGGDVGGLITVSSAAVLKSSKHPKEAQQFLAYMASEEGQRVITQTTAEYPLHKGMESDRGLKPFSELEAPKVTPADLGNAEEALDLERDVGLN; translated from the coding sequence ATGACGTTTCGAAATACCCTGCGCCGCGGCCTGACCATCACCCTGCTCGGCCTGGCACTCGCTACTCCCCTCACCCAGGCTGCTGATACAGTTTCCCTGACACTCTACAACGGTCAACACAAGGAAGTCGGCGACGCCGTCGCCAAAGCTTTCGAAGCCAAGACCGGCATCCACGTCAACGTGCGCAAAGGCAGCAGCAACCAGCTTGCCAGCCAGATCGTCGAAGAAGGCGATCGCTCCCCGGCCGATGTGATCTACACCGAAGAATCGCCACCGCTGAACAAACTCGGCGAGCAAGGCCTGCTGGCGCAAACTGATGCCGCCACCCTCGCCGTTCTGCCGAAAGACTACGTCGCCGGCAATGGCACCTGGATCGGCATCACCGCACGAGTCCGCGTGGTTGCGTTCAACCCCAAACTGATCGATGAAAAAGACCTGCCTAAATCGGTGATGGAATTCTCCGACCCGAAATGGCAAGGCAAGGTTGGCTTCGTGCCCACCAGCGGCGCGTTCCAGGAACAGGCCGTGGCAATCATCAAAGTGCACGGCATGGATGCAGCCGAAGAATGGCTGACTGGCTTGCGCGCATTCGGCAAGACCTACAGCAACAACATGGTCGCTTTGAAAGCCGTGGAGAACGGCGAAGTCGCGACCGTGCTGGTGAACAACTACTACTGGTTCGCCCTGCAACGCGAAAAAGGCCAGCTCGACTCGAAACTGCATTACTTCACCGGCGGCGACGTCGGCGGGCTAATCACCGTTTCCAGTGCAGCCGTGCTGAAGTCCAGCAAACATCCAAAAGAAGCCCAGCAATTCCTCGCCTACATGGCCAGCGAAGAAGGTCAGCGCGTGATCACCCAGACCACCGCCGAATACCCGCTGCACAAGGGCATGGAATCGGACCGCGGCCTCAAGCCGTTCAGCGAGCTTGAAGCACCGAAAGTCACGCCAGCCGACCTCGGCAACGCCGAAGAAGCCCTGGACCTGGAACGCGACGTTGGCTTGAACTGA